A single Primulina huaijiensis isolate GDHJ02 unplaced genomic scaffold, ASM1229523v2 scaffold5913, whole genome shotgun sequence DNA region contains:
- the LOC140970449 gene encoding putative pumilio homolog 7, chloroplastic isoform X1, translated as MYECDTSAPDPAVNRPIPPLPPVPYSLDDWKGELFWKAMDRIDHSYLRLILRHRKLEDIQLIFSELKDQICPLMFNRFGASVILDLCGVCDEQQMNQLVSSLTADAHLLMLVCLNSNGHKAVLVLLACLRTPKQKSDVIYALQPLVAQLVNHQFGSGIIGVILRIFHKTAKETQPILDAIADIFFEMATNLHGSLLLRELLDSKIFLLKSRPSILPKLIADVHKLSHHPYGCVVLEGVIRIGMQDVQRDIVAQLRGGFALMSMHKDARIVVLALIMESKEELAPQIYNEMASSPYFSTVLQDPFGKRVVERAWTCTKKTSHEILPFPDLHEENVWPKKKKSRIHV; from the exons ATGTATGAGTGCGACACTTCAGCGCCTGATCCCGCCGTAAACAGGCCAATCCCTCCTCTGCCGCCGGTGCCATATTCTTTAGACGATTGGAAGGGCGAGTTGTTTTGGAAAGCAATGGATCGAATTGATCACAGTTACTTGCGTCTCATACTCCGACATAGGAAACTGGAAGACATTCAATTGATCTTTTCAGAGTTGAAAGATCAGATATGTCCGTTGATGTTCAATCGGTTTGGCGCCTCTGTAATTCTGGATCTCTGTGGAGTCTGCGACGAACAACAGATGAACCAGTTGGTTTCTTCACTCACTGCTGATGCCCATTTACTCATGCTTGTCTGCCTCAACTCTAACGG ACATAAGGCGGTGTTGGTTCTTCTCGCGTGTCTCAGGACCCCAAAACAAAAATCTGATGTGATATACGCCTTGCAACCCCTCGTAGCTCAGCTCGTAAACCACCAGTTTGGTTCCGGCATTATCGGCGTTATCCTCCGTATCTTCCACAAGACTGCAAAAGAAACTCAA CCAATACTTGATGCCATAGCTGATATTTTTTTCGAAATGGCCACCAATCTGCATGGATCCCTGCTTCTTAGGGAACTCCTCGATTCAAAAATCTTTCTACTGAAAAGCAGACCGAGTATTCTGCCAAAACTAATAGCAGATGTACATAAGCTGTCTCATCATCCATACGG GTGTGTTGTGCTGGAGGGTGTAATAAGAATCGGGATGCAGGATGTGCAAAGAGATATAGTAGCTCAACTGAGAGGGGGTTTTGCCCTCATGTCGATGCACAAAGATGCACGGATTGTAGTATTGGCTTTGATTATGGAATCCAAGGAAGAACTAGCACCTCAAATTTACAATGAGATGGCAAGCAGCCCTTATTTCTCCACAGTCCTACAAGACCCTTTTGGCAAACGTGTTGTCGAACGCGCTTGGACGTGCACTAAG AAAACCAGTCATGAGATTCTCCCGTTCCCTGATCTTCATGAAGAGAATGTTTGgcccaaaaagaaaaaatctaGGATTCATGTATGA
- the LOC140970449 gene encoding putative pumilio homolog 7, chloroplastic isoform X2, with product MYECDTSAPDPAVNRPIPPLPPVPYSLDDWKGELFWKAMDRIDHSYLRLILRHRKLEDIQLIFSELKDQICPLMFNRFGASVILDLTADAHLLMLVCLNSNGHKAVLVLLACLRTPKQKSDVIYALQPLVAQLVNHQFGSGIIGVILRIFHKTAKETQPILDAIADIFFEMATNLHGSLLLRELLDSKIFLLKSRPSILPKLIADVHKLSHHPYGCVVLEGVIRIGMQDVQRDIVAQLRGGFALMSMHKDARIVVLALIMESKEELAPQIYNEMASSPYFSTVLQDPFGKRVVERAWTCTKKTSHEILPFPDLHEENVWPKKKKSRIHV from the exons ATGTATGAGTGCGACACTTCAGCGCCTGATCCCGCCGTAAACAGGCCAATCCCTCCTCTGCCGCCGGTGCCATATTCTTTAGACGATTGGAAGGGCGAGTTGTTTTGGAAAGCAATGGATCGAATTGATCACAGTTACTTGCGTCTCATACTCCGACATAGGAAACTGGAAGACATTCAATTGATCTTTTCAGAGTTGAAAGATCAGATATGTCCGTTGATGTTCAATCGGTTTGGCGCCTCTGTAATTCTGGATCTC ACTGCTGATGCCCATTTACTCATGCTTGTCTGCCTCAACTCTAACGG ACATAAGGCGGTGTTGGTTCTTCTCGCGTGTCTCAGGACCCCAAAACAAAAATCTGATGTGATATACGCCTTGCAACCCCTCGTAGCTCAGCTCGTAAACCACCAGTTTGGTTCCGGCATTATCGGCGTTATCCTCCGTATCTTCCACAAGACTGCAAAAGAAACTCAA CCAATACTTGATGCCATAGCTGATATTTTTTTCGAAATGGCCACCAATCTGCATGGATCCCTGCTTCTTAGGGAACTCCTCGATTCAAAAATCTTTCTACTGAAAAGCAGACCGAGTATTCTGCCAAAACTAATAGCAGATGTACATAAGCTGTCTCATCATCCATACGG GTGTGTTGTGCTGGAGGGTGTAATAAGAATCGGGATGCAGGATGTGCAAAGAGATATAGTAGCTCAACTGAGAGGGGGTTTTGCCCTCATGTCGATGCACAAAGATGCACGGATTGTAGTATTGGCTTTGATTATGGAATCCAAGGAAGAACTAGCACCTCAAATTTACAATGAGATGGCAAGCAGCCCTTATTTCTCCACAGTCCTACAAGACCCTTTTGGCAAACGTGTTGTCGAACGCGCTTGGACGTGCACTAAG AAAACCAGTCATGAGATTCTCCCGTTCCCTGATCTTCATGAAGAGAATGTTTGgcccaaaaagaaaaaatctaGGATTCATGTATGA
- the LOC140970361 gene encoding pumilio homolog 12-like, whose translation MQDISHIPPPSAENIPLQMDVDGFPMDDNNPSAGDTETPIKETGRFEDLKGKMFSKAMEEQGCQLLLQKLQERKLEDIQMIFSEVKDHICKLMFNRFGSDVILKLFEVCDEEQKNQLVSSVTADARLLIHVCLDPQGSDTMQKFIEFPMEQEQIYRIMRFFSYFAVPLANHPIGSQVLGQCFKIFPVPAKETQPILDTITEFCLELAVDENGSNLLKILLSEHWSGVLSIVGKILTNVEIFSLAGDEFGSSLIQHLIGLLKHERLRDLVDQIQPLLVHLSYDKYGTEVVKKLIGASRAKYAPQIISVMIKDPDLLDVISDPCCYSLLKYAKKYAKGTDRKTLDDLIHRYSQPL comes from the exons ATGCAAGATATCAGTCATATACCACCGCCGTCCGCTGAAAACATCCCTCTCCAGATGGATGTTGATGGATTTCCTATGGATGACAATAACCCTTCCGCCGGAGATACAGAAACTCCAATAAAGGAAACTGGAAGATTTGAAGATTTGAAGGGCAAGATGTTTTCGAAAGCAATGGAAGAACAAGGTTGCCAATTGTTGCTTCAGAAACTCCAAGAAAGGAAACTGGAAGACATCCAAATGATCTTTTCAGAGGTGAAGGATCACATATGTAAGTTGATGTTTAATCGGTTTGGTAGCGATGTTATTCTAAAGCTTTTCGAGGTGTGCGATGAAGAACAGAAGAACCAGTTGGTTTCTTCGGTCACTGCTGATGCCCGATTGCTAATTCATGTTTGTCTCGACCCTCAAGG ATCCGACACCATGCAGAAATTCATAGAGTTTCCCATGGAACAAGAACAAATCTATCGTATTATGCGCTTCTTCAGTTATTTCGCCGTTCCGCTCGCGAACCACCCGATTGGTTCCCAAGTTCTTGGCCAGTGCTTCAAAATTTTCCCTGTCCCTGCTAAAGAAACACAA CCAATACTGGATACCATAACTGAATTTTGTTTGGAGTTGGCCGTTGACGAGAACGGCTCCAACCTCCTAAAAATCCTCCTATCAGAACACTGGAGCGGCGTACTGTCTATTGTTGGAAAAATACTAACGAacgttgaaatattttctttggcTGGCGATGAATTTGG GAGTTCTCTCATTCAGCATCTAATTGGATTGCTGAAACACGAACGGCTACGAGATTTAGTAGATCAAATACAACCGCTTTTAGTTCACCTGTCCTATGACAAATATGGAACCGAAGTTGTCAAGAAATTGATAGGTGCATCTAGAGCAAAATATGCACCTCAAATAATCTCTGTGATGATCAAGGATCCTGATTTGTTGGATGTCATATCAGATCCTTGTTGCTACTCTCTTCTCAAATACGCTAAAAAATACGCCAAG GGAACTGATCGCAAGACTTTGGATGATCTGATTCACCGGTACTCTCAACCGCTGTAG